A stretch of DNA from Cryptomeria japonica chromosome 4, Sugi_1.0, whole genome shotgun sequence:
ACCCACTCTAGAATGGGGTCAAGGTTGATTAGTTACTCATCATCAATCAGTTTTGTTAGAGTGAGTCGTATTTTCTCCACCTTCAGCTCGAACTCGCATGCCCATGCCAAAATCAAGGAGAACACCTCCATGTTCGTCTAATAGAGAAAATGGATGTGCGACACCTCCTCTCCTAGCATAAGACATGTCGCACTCCATAGTTTCTCCTCTTTGTACTTGAAGAGCCACTGCATCCTCTTCTCTGAAACTATCCCCAGGAATGGCTCCAACTTCTTCTCGGTTTGCAACGTGAAGTTTGCTTCCATTGGACCTGCACAAATTATATACTCCAGCCTCTACAATTTAAATGACATAAAACTAGTTATCAATCACACTaaatacaaacttatccaccaactcacAAATCAAAGGAATTAAATTCCTCCGCCGTCGTTTGAGAGAGGTAATAAATGCAGGCATGATGGCATAAGGGAAAAAATATTTCACAGTAGATTTGCTACACTCCGCCATCATCTCCAAAAAGTATTGTTTGCAATAGGCAACTGCCACTCTTATTGCAAACGCTGGCCAAAAAGATGTACTTGTCATTTCGGGCTTTCCTTGCATGCATTTTGTTGGCTACATGTTTCTAGGACTACATTTAAGACCACTTCCACAATCTGccatctcccttccaccacttAGCCATTTGACTATTCATGTTGCAGCCAATGTTGGAGAGTAGATCTGCCACTGCGTTTGCACCTCGCCTAACGTGGGAGACCTGAAATTCCTCAAAAAGATTTGAGTTTCTCTCGGATGATCCCCACCCAACAAAATAATTTCCAGGATGGAGTATTGCCTTTAGTAATTGCATTGATGATCACTTGGGAGTCTCCTTCTAGATGTAACCATTGGACTTTCATGTTTAAAGCCAACTCAGTTGCCAGCAGTGTCGCCTGGGCCTCTGCTTCGTTATTCGTACCATCCTACAGACGACGTGTTCCTTTGAAGAGGATAGACTCTTTGTCATTCCTTGCCACTACCCCCACACCTGAGATTCCTGGGTTTcctctagaagccccatcaaaatttatttttatccattccttACTAGGTGGCTCCCAAAAAACCTCCCCTTTATCTGAAGTGGGATTAGCCCCCAAGGACCCATTAACGAGTTGACAAACCACAAGAGGCCAGTTCACTTGAATGTTTCTATCTTGATTTGTGTAAGGGTGTTTTGCCAAATTATGGTTCCTAGATGCCATTGATACAACTTCGGCTATTGCTCTTTCTACCCTTGACAACAAGCTCCCCACtggttcttctttttcttcaaaaatcctcttgtttctctccttccagatttcCCATACAACAAGGGAGGGGGATACTAGCCATACACTAGAGAAAATAGACCTGCGGCTAGGAAGATTCCAGCTATAGAAAAGGTCAATAATTGAATTAGGTAGAGGGACAACCCATCCCAAATTCCCTAAAAGGAAGCTCCAAACCTTATGCACTTCCTCACACTGTAGAAGCAGAGATTCTTCTGCCTTCTTGCACATTATACATCTAAAAGGGCCCAGGAACCCCAATCTACACAATCTTTCCCCTGTCGGGATGCATTTTTTCAAAGCCAGCCAGGCGAAAGCTCCCGCTTTTGGAAGTATAGGGGAGCTCCATAAAATTTTAATTGGCCAGTCCTTTCTTTCTTCCAATTTTTCTAAAATACTATAGCCATTCTTGACCGAGTATTGCCCAGATTTTGATCCCCACTATCTAAGAGTATCTTCCTTATTAGATAAAGCGGGCGTGTACTCCTGCATGATGTTCTTCAGCAGGTCTTTGTGATGTGTTGTCAAGGGAAGATTATCCACCTCTTTCCATTCACACAACTCTACCCCATGAACCCTTTTTTTTGTAAGAAAATCCCCTACCTTCTCTCCCCACTGAGCTATAGTGACCTGTttaatttcctcaagatcttgtcTATCCGAGAGGGCTAGCCTCCCATCCCAGGAATCCGTGCAGAAATTGGCCGATGTCCCATTACCTAGATCCCAAGTAATGTGCTCAATAATAACATGTCTACAGGAAActataaaattctagacaacagaGCCTTTTCGTAGGACACTGATGGTAAAAATGTGTTCCCTGCTCATCTGGTCTAGATACTTGTGTTTTAGGATTTGTGCCCACTTTTGATTCGGGTGAGAATAAATCTGCCATATTAATTTTGCCCCCATTGCCTCATATAGCAAGGTCCAGTTTTGTAATCCTACACCCCCTGCCTGTTTAGGTTGGCAAACTTTATCCCACGCAACCAGAGGGATTTTGTTGGTGGTCTCTTTGCCATTCCATAGAAATTTTCTCATCCCCCTGTTTATGCAGTAAATAACTTTCTCTGGAATCTTTAAGGCCGTCATAGAGAAAATGGGAAGTGTAGAGAGAACCGATTTAAGGAGCATGATTCTCCTAGACAGAGTTATCCATTTACTTTTCCAACCCTTAAGACGGTTTACACAACTATCAATAAGGTTGTTCCATAAGGCAGTCTAGTTTGGTCCTCCAAATAAGGGGATGCCCAAAAATTTTCCTAGTAAAGTGCCCATTTTGACGCCTAGGATGTTGGTTATTTCTTGTTGTCGACTACCCCCTGTGTTAAAAAAAAGAACTTCAGATTTTGCCCGATTGACTTGCTGTCTGGTAGCCCTACAAAAGGCATCTATTGTCATTCTGATAATTCTGGCCTCTTGAAGAGAAGACTGCCCATAGAGTAGGGTATCATTTGCAAATTGTTGGTGTGTTACCGGCTCCATACCCTCTGCAATTTTTATTCCTTTACAGGTTCCACATTATTGCAAAAGGCGAATTAATCTTCCCAACACTTCCACCAAGATAATGAAAAGGAAAGGTGATAAAGGGTCACCTTGTTTGATCCCACAACTAGTTTGAAAAAAGCCTTGCGGGCTACCATTAACCAGGATAGAAGTCCACACCCCTCCTACACAGGCCCGAATCCAACTAATCCATTCTTTTGAAAATTCAAATCTATGAAGAACCTGAAGAAGGAATTCCCGATCCACCATGTCATACGCTTTCCTGATGTCTAGTTTGACCAGCATTCTATCCACTTTTGACTGTCATACTGTATGGATCGCTTCACGAGCAATTATTATTCCCTCAATAATCGATCTACCAGGGACAAAGCCACTTTGTTCTTCTGAAATGATATGACTCAACATTGGTTTTAACCTATTTGAGATCACTTTCGATACCACTTTATAAATGGCATTACATAATGAAATTGGCCTAAATTCATTAAAAGAAGTAGGATGTTCCACCTTGGGGATAAGGGCTAGTAATGTGCAATTTAGTTCCTTTGCAACACTCGTCTTGCTCTGTGATTCCTCCACTATTGcccaaacatcatttcccacaataTCCCAGAAAGTTTGGTAGAAAAAGGCCGGGAAACCATCCGGCCCTGGAGCTTTGTCTCCCGCCATACTAAAAACCGCTTTTCGAACCTCCTCGACTTGGATGGGTTTCATAAGTGCCTGATTCTGTGCTTTTGTTATCAGCTCTAGGATAACATTAAGCCCATTTTGTTGGTTCTCTAAATTGATATTACTCTCCTTAGATAGTAATGCCAAAAATAAATCAACTGCCTCTCTATTTATATCCTCTGCTTTGTCCAACAAGACCTTTTCACTATTATATATGGTTGTAATTTTATTCCAGGACCTTCTCACTTTGACCGAGTTATGGAAAAAATTTGTGTTCTTGTCCCCTTCCTTAAGCCAgcactcccttgatttttgtcgccAATAAATCTCTTCTCAGGCCAGAACTTCATTATATTGATTTTTGAGATCTCGCTCCTACAAAAAAGTCCCGAAGGACATACCCTTTTGAATTATTACCTCTTTCAATGCGGCCAACCTTTCTTCCAAATCTATTTTATTGGCAAATATATTACCAGACTTGATTCGATTCCACTCTTTGGTTTTAGACTTAACAAATTGCAATTTCTTGACAAAAACAAAGGCCTTAGTACCAATGACCTCAGGGGCCCCAGACCACCACTCCttgattaaatctctcaagctTCCATCCTgcaaccacattttttcaaatttgaaaggacaccTAATGGGAGGGCCATCAAAAGCTATGGTAAGTTCCACTAGTAGGTGGTCTGAAGCAACCATCAGTTGGATATTTGAGACGAAAAGGAAATTAGTTTTCGCCCAAGGCCCTCCCAAGAAAAACTGATCAAGCTTTTCTGTGACATGGTTCCCTAAGATCCTTCGGTTCGACCATGTGAATTGACCTTCCTTTGATTTGACTTCCCTAAGCCCATTACCCATCACAAAATTCTAAAAAATTTACTTGGGACACAGAACGTCCTCCCTTGCCCCCCGATTTATCATTTAGATTCAAAATGGCGTTAAAGTCACCCCCAATAATAATAACACCTTCATAGTtcttgaatgaaggaagagagggGTTGCCAAAATTCTCTTTGATGAATTGGTTTTGATGGACCATAGACATTAATCAAAATGAAATCAACATTCAAAGGAGAGGAATGAATCTTACACACCTGCCACATACGGGAAACTAAGACTTCCTCTACCTTGTGGTTGTTCGGATTCCAGAGAATACCCAAACCTCTCGAGGCTCCCTCTGAGTCCACAAAGGCCCCCGTCCACTGCTTCCAAGATCTCATGAGTAAACTAGCTTCCTCTTTATTCATCTTTGTCTCTTGTAAAAAAACTACATCCGGCCTTAATTGATCCAAACCTCATTTGATCATTCGACGTTTGTTAGGGGCATTACAACCCCTGGCATTCTAGGTTATGATTTTCATTGTCCTTCAAGAAGGGTGACTCCCTTCCCTACTGTTAGTTTACTTTGGCCCTTGGCACTCCCAACCATTGCAATCCTAAATTGGTTTGAATTTCTACCTCTGGACTTCTTTTCTCCCATACGCACCTTGTTACACACAGGCTATGTTTTCTTTATTGTCCTTGTTTCCAGaatgtcttcctcatccatccatccccattcatcctcctcatcatctccgttagattctttgttttccttcatttcatccttGTCAGGCCCAGAATCCTGATCATTTTCAGTGTGCTTGACTATCTTCGGATTTAAACCTATTTCCACGAGAGGTGTGGCCCTAGACTTTGCCTCATCCAGGCTCTCAACTGATTTCTCCCCTCTTACGATGGCTTCTTCTACCCATCCTGCAACCTCCCTATGTTTGTTTATAAGAGAAGCATCTATTACAGTTTCTTCCACCTCCTGGGTTCTATTGTTGATGGCCATTGAACCCTCCCCTTGAAAAAAAGGCTTTGGTAGAGGCTGAGTTGTGTCGTCATTTGTTCTCTTCTCATCCGTTGTATTTGCTTTGCTCACAAATTTTTTTACCTCATCTTCAATCATTGTCTCCACATTTTTTCCTTTTGGGCTGATCAAACAAGTTTCCTTTGTGTGTCcatctttttttcaaaaattgcatttttcatttgATTCCTCAATCTCAATTTTTTGAAGCCACTGTCCTGCATTTGTTATGATCTCAATTTGTTATGGGAGTGGGTTGTGGGGTTTCCACCCAATACATATTCGTGCATACATACTGAAATCTTTTGACTCAATAGCCTCGTCCGATTTGATGTAGAATCCAAGTTTGCTACCTAAGGCTTGAAAGGTCTCCTCATTCCAATATTCTCTGGGCAAGTTATATAGTCATAGCCAGATGGGTACCTCTTCGACCGGTGCCAACACGAGATTGAAATTAGGTTCCCAATCCCAAATGTACAGTCCCCTACCACCCATAAAGAAAGGCCCACTATTCAAAATTCCCTGCTTATCCTTACCATCTTCAGTGGTTACCAAGAAGAAACCATTTGGTAGGGTTTTAAGTTTGACTTTGCATTTCCAGTTTTCAGCACACCAACCTTTCATCTTACCCATGGACGGCTAGTCACCGAAATATTTTATAAAGAAACCCCTTTCTTAGAAAAAGGCCACTGAATCAGTCCAGCTTTTGTTGTCTAGCATCAACGAAACTTTCTCTAGCCTCACGCCCTCTTTGTTCTCTGGAGCCCTGATCGGCTTCTGTAGATTTCTTCTAGGTTGCCACTCTTTTTCTTGGCAGTGTTTCCAGATAGTTTTAGGTTCGTATTCCTTATTGTGATGCCCTTGATTATTGAAAGTCTCACTTCTTAGGAATTTAGATTATCTAGCTTTCGCCTCCTCCCCCCACATCTTTTGAGGGTAAAAAAACTTGTTCTGATCCTCCCAAACCTTGCTTGGATTTTGCCATGGACGTTTTCCAGATCGTGACTGCATGAAGCTTTTCTGCATCCCCTTATCTGCAAATCTTCCGTCATGGGAAAGTCCTTCTTGTGATTGAAAAACCTGCAACTCCCTAGGTCGAAGCCCTAGTCTCCTCCTCCGCTCCATCTCTCTATAACACCCGTAttttctaatattatattatagtatgttataatatttaatattattatttattattataataattaatttaatataatatactatattattataaaatacaatatacttttTGGAActctaaaaaattaataaattaaatcaaatttaataaacGGTTATTACTTTATTATTTAGTACAAcgtgagttggcctagtggtggagaagtTGTGCTGTTGAaagatatattaataataaaataaaaaaattacacttAACAATTAGttaataattaattcataaagaaatcactaaattataacatttaatttaATAGCTTAAAAAATTACAAATACGTGAACATttcatatattaattaattaataaactaAATAATATTgcataatattattaaattataataaaataaattcaattaaataacTCTTATGAATATATTATCCTACAAGACTAACCGTTTAAAGCATAAACGCAAtcttaatataattgaaaattgaCCCTCAACTCAACTCTAACCCTACAATTAAACCTTAAAACTTTAATCATAATCTAACTATTTATAAACACAAATCATAAACTatgtatttaatattatattatttataatattatattacaatatgttataatattttatatttttatttaatattatactataatatttattataatataatataatatattattataaatataataattttttgaactctaaaaatttaataaattaaatgaaatttaataaacaattaatatttcaatatatttataataaaataatttttttatacttAACAATTAGTTATAATAAATTAATCAAGAAATCATTGAATTATAACATTTGATTTAATAGCTTAAAATTTACAAATACAACGAGTATTTAATAGattgaataattaataaaatactaAATTTAAAACGTCAaacaatattattaataatttaatctttattaaattaaaataattttattattttaattatatcaaTGCATAGAACTAATTTATTTGttaccttttttcatttttttaggaaTGGGTCGagcaaagaattttttttattctaaCGAACAAATGAAAGAATATCAAAGAGAATACCAAAGACAACATAGGAAAAAAAATGAACAGATGACAGACGCGAAAAAGGAAGAGTACAAGAGGCGAAGGAATGAAAGTAAGATATGCATGAAGAAGATTACAACTTTCAATACAACAATTAcaaccataacatagagaattagaAATTACATAATTCAATAGATGTCAACAAGCACTTGAAGACAAGGTTCACCATACAATCTAAAACACAGAAGAACCTCAATCACATTCCACAAATAGAAATATAGATACATAACAGATTGGTTTTCAAGAGGAACCTCTCCAAACAATGCAGGTTGAAAATAAcacacaaaattttgaaaatttacaagaaCAACAATCCCAAGCTCCAATAAATTTCAATACACAACACAGTATATCCAAATGGATTACTTGCCACAAAATTTAAAAAAGTGCAAATGGCATTTCGTAATCACTTAGATGCCTACAAGTCCCCATCAATGTGTCATATTTGTCAAGAATATTATATTGGAATGAAAGTTTTTCAAAATCTAGAATGGACTATTTGTAACATATGCAAGCAAGAAAGAGGAATGAACATATTTTCAGTTATGAATAATATGGATTTAGGAACCCAACCAACGAAACTAACATGTTTGacacaagtagaagaaatgcttatCGCACGTGTAAATCCAATATTATAAGTTACAGATGCAACAAGTGGCCAGTTTAAATATAAAGGACACACAATTAGCTTTCTGCAACACATCAACCAAATAGCAAAGAAAATTCCACACTCTATTACAAACTTGCCAATAATTATATAGTACGAATGAAAGATCAGCACAACATGAGTTATAATTTTACAGTAAATAGGGAGCATGTATACAAAGCACTACAATACAAAATCACACATGACAAGTTTTATGCAAACATTACAGTTGATACGTCTGCTCTTGACAATTTATTTGTAAATTCTGATGAAAATATCTTTGAACAGCTAAGAACTATCAACATGGAATTTGATTATGACAGAAATGAAATAGTGTTTGTGGGACCGGTCATAGAAACtaaagaagatcatatcattgatCACACAACATCAATGACATCAAGACCACCAAACACATAAAGAGATGGAGTTGACTCGTGCATGGATTAACAACAGAAACACAAATCCATCAACATTTATTGACTAGCCAACGATTGGTGGATCTCCAGTCAATGAATATACTACATGGGGACTACTTGATATGGCATTTCTGACATTGTTT
This window harbors:
- the LOC131875177 gene encoding uncharacterized protein LOC131875177; this translates as MIEDEVKKFVSKANTTDEKRTNDDTTQPLPKPFFQGEGSMAINNRTQEVEETVIDASLINKHREVAGWVEEAIVRGEKSVESLDEDGSLRDLIKEWWSGAPEVIGTKAFVFVKKLQFVKSKTKEWNRIKSGNIFANKIDLEERLAALKEVLLDKAEDINREAVDLFLALLSKESNINLENQQNGLNVILELITKAQNQALMKPIQVEEVRKAVFSMAGDKAPGPDGFPAFFYQTFWDIVGNDVWAIVEESQSKTSVAKELNCTLLALIPKVEHPTSFNEFRPISLCNAIYKVVSKVISNRLKPMLSHIISEEQSGFVPGRSIIEGIIIAREAIHTV